The Ignavibacteriota bacterium genome contains a region encoding:
- a CDS encoding DUF2190 family protein, with protein sequence MAGFRQISTFYEDGYGTVTVLFVVADTYDDLFATAAHPDIDVVQLKTTKKDLDLQAGVQAEDELTFTLDEASASGAADSNAVAFILDARDAAVLRYVALFVNPVDPDAPTNDEAEFTGVIRPEFHATDSVWSGGQWSESPSPVRVWDVTARPFWADILESVPLKDLIYGNATTGVSAAFNTAWETAWVADRMGYFRDTSSGREALWGSITSVNAALESLCAALANGLQVLGRGTYAISIVNSTCGFRIIPQRIAYCKRLGGGYGRYAYAKDSSNTKVYRVRSDDAFEPMLGWPAGWVPSALSNTHLYCQYQLVKPSIVDKKDVYSPPGTNAQAIAFERYDNLAELIYAVAFALGMYVRFTYIGSSDLQIEFVPRAGVSQHRVWLRDATKADLDTSPMDPDDDKQFYGAASGLAGEGGHYIYDAINGVYKLNDEWRDAKREGDQLLFSIGIPFRSFKPGYAADGENWSDVLLPHNARFYNGGAAVTTHPAEYYDAKGSCTTLFCRTAAVGDTDTTVEHGLNGTDDVIEPVGLIGVRVSGVYDYWFDTLESYVSWLIDRDGAFYKTEYSIDVPYLCSWRKSADGTHPDDDGGRGRILNLALGCEYVQDGVEYVVVGIERDWAVRSTRLRLQNIDRFAFGEPDNPATTDGSVPALADGGDGYQATLTRECVAGEALAQGDVLYMAADGALYRATATDAVYGRIVGVAAHAAATDEVVSVLLPPSICDSLAYAFSSGDRLYLRTGSPNVSSSRLASNTGTENLFLELGTALSPASFRFELGEQFVFPPTF encoded by the coding sequence GTGGCGGGCTTTCGTCAGATATCGACATTTTATGAGGACGGTTACGGTACCGTAACCGTCCTCTTTGTCGTCGCCGATACCTACGATGACCTTTTCGCCACGGCCGCCCATCCTGACATAGACGTCGTCCAACTTAAGACGACGAAGAAAGATCTCGACCTGCAGGCAGGTGTGCAGGCAGAGGACGAGTTGACGTTCACCCTGGACGAGGCGTCCGCATCTGGAGCTGCTGATTCAAACGCAGTCGCGTTTATCCTCGACGCCCGCGACGCTGCAGTACTGCGCTACGTTGCCCTGTTTGTCAATCCAGTGGATCCAGACGCACCAACAAACGATGAAGCTGAATTCACAGGCGTCATCCGTCCTGAGTTTCACGCTACGGACAGCGTCTGGTCCGGTGGGCAGTGGAGCGAATCTCCCAGCCCCGTCCGTGTGTGGGATGTTACAGCGCGGCCGTTCTGGGCTGACATCCTCGAAAGTGTCCCGCTCAAAGATCTGATCTACGGCAATGCCACAACGGGCGTGTCTGCCGCATTCAATACCGCCTGGGAGACTGCGTGGGTCGCGGACCGTATGGGGTACTTTCGCGATACATCCAGCGGTCGCGAAGCCCTGTGGGGATCCATCACCTCGGTCAATGCTGCGCTTGAGTCGCTGTGTGCGGCACTGGCAAACGGCCTACAGGTACTTGGTCGCGGCACGTATGCCATCAGCATCGTCAACTCAACGTGCGGATTCAGAATTATCCCGCAGCGCATTGCGTACTGCAAGCGACTGGGTGGCGGCTATGGTCGGTATGCCTATGCGAAAGATTCGTCGAACACAAAAGTGTATCGCGTGCGCTCAGACGACGCCTTCGAGCCGATGTTGGGCTGGCCTGCTGGTTGGGTCCCCAGCGCGCTGAGTAACACCCATCTGTACTGCCAGTATCAGCTGGTAAAGCCCAGCATCGTCGACAAAAAGGACGTGTACTCTCCTCCAGGCACCAACGCCCAGGCAATCGCGTTTGAGCGTTACGACAATTTAGCCGAGCTGATCTATGCCGTTGCTTTTGCGTTGGGCATGTACGTGCGGTTTACCTACATAGGCAGTTCGGATTTGCAGATCGAATTTGTTCCGCGCGCCGGCGTATCGCAGCACCGCGTATGGTTGAGAGATGCGACAAAGGCGGACCTGGACACGTCGCCGATGGATCCTGACGACGATAAGCAGTTTTACGGAGCTGCAAGCGGACTCGCTGGAGAGGGTGGGCACTATATCTACGATGCGATCAACGGGGTGTACAAGTTGAATGACGAGTGGCGGGATGCAAAGCGAGAAGGAGATCAGCTCTTGTTCTCGATCGGCATTCCGTTCCGGTCGTTCAAGCCCGGGTATGCCGCTGACGGAGAAAATTGGTCCGATGTCTTGTTGCCCCACAACGCACGGTTCTACAACGGCGGCGCTGCTGTCACGACACATCCAGCCGAGTATTACGATGCGAAGGGTTCATGCACGACTCTGTTTTGTCGCACAGCCGCAGTAGGCGATACAGATACAACGGTAGAGCATGGGCTCAACGGTACCGACGATGTGATTGAGCCGGTGGGGCTTATCGGCGTGCGTGTCTCCGGCGTGTATGACTACTGGTTTGACACCTTGGAAAGCTACGTCTCCTGGCTCATCGATCGCGACGGTGCCTTCTATAAGACCGAATACAGCATTGATGTGCCGTACCTCTGCAGCTGGAGAAAGAGTGCCGACGGTACGCACCCCGACGACGACGGCGGCCGCGGCCGAATCCTGAATCTGGCGCTTGGCTGCGAATACGTTCAGGATGGTGTGGAGTACGTCGTCGTTGGGATTGAACGCGATTGGGCGGTGCGCTCGACGCGGCTGCGGCTGCAAAACATTGACCGCTTCGCATTCGGCGAGCCTGATAATCCTGCGACGACCGATGGCAGCGTCCCAGCGCTTGCGGACGGCGGCGATGGGTACCAGGCGACTCTTACCCGTGAGTGTGTTGCAGGAGAGGCTCTGGCTCAGGGTGACGTTTTGTACATGGCTGCAGATGGTGCGCTGTACCGTGCGACAGCGACCGATGCAGTGTACGGACGTATCGTGGGCGTGGCGGCTCATGCCGCCGCAACCGACGAGGTTGTATCGGTGCTGCTGCCGCCGTCCATATGCGACTCGTTGGCGTACGCGTTTTCGTCCGGCGA